From a single Brassica napus cultivar Da-Ae chromosome C9, Da-Ae, whole genome shotgun sequence genomic region:
- the LOC106452266 gene encoding uncharacterized protein LOC106452266, with protein MGPKTRGGMVRRSRRSQGLEAETEFIEITRKSTKMRKLNKGKEVAIEEENIEIRQESADEVPTKVSEDVNEADGDGDGDDPHVEIEVENVIAEEQSQSENGVTEEPSQPREADMEAENGVTQEPSQPREADMEPENGFTQEPSQSREADMEPENGVTQEPSQPREADIETENGISGAEASPSDGKQKKKRGPTKMRKVAKDHQEKVSVSFTELGEHVGPGSVTLSSFLGPLVREHVTVLLDDWRNLDKQTKDTLWEEIQARFDLKEEWQKDSVFKQMGCLWRSGKSRLVSQLRNAKSSTERAALKPSNIRSVQVWSAWVKSRTSSVFKAKSEKYRALRRAQIPHTTSRRGMNRLACEMKKKSEDPKKISRSKVWIAGHTHSDGRPVRPEFAETIEKIISLDSQMDSTSSVNIKEDAVSQVLGVDKPGRVRGLGRGITATKLAFLSARDSKLADLESEIKDLKILVRDLAGNKKNNDDCVSPSEASYVYKEGTRVQLLDWCESKDVVVAEGEFCSAEGTYKIGRIPIGPNAAAVVVKSVSNPKASVWRPTTDVRNLQEAAGCKIPWPIDKLILDSASNNHPVSSDVLRSKNTTVDDLERCKIYDWVKGVEVIAEGFMGSTDPYEMVNNVPLGPNAVVMRVAKVINGKAFLWRPTSDMTTMSDAVNEKIAWPLHNVSVIKVPEDEGEASVRRPSLSPSGSTSSTRSGGKKKCILLDHNNSGRKVAEGRVSSTDPLCLVHHVPLGPNASRVWVEVALIEDASLWRPNSFLEDISDAVGSTVAWPNDKILYV; from the exons ATGGGGCCGAAGACACGAGGAGGAATGGTTAGAAGAAGCAGACGTTCCCAAGGTCTGGAAGCAGAAACAGAGTTCATTGAGATAACCAGAAAGAGTACGAAAATGCGTAAGTTAAATAAGGGAAAAGAAGTTGCtattgaagaagaaaacattgAGATAAGGCAAGAAAGTGCTGACGAAGTCCCGACAAAGGTTTCTGAAGATGTTAATGAGGcggatggtgatggtgatggtgatgatcCACATGTGGAAATTGAAGTTGAGAATGTCATTGCTGAAGAACAGTCTCAGTCTGAGAATGGAGTTACTGAAGAACCTTCTCAGCCGAGAGAAGCTGACATGGAAGCTGAAAATGGAGTTACTCAAGAACCTTCTCAGCCGAGAGAAGCTGACATGGAACCTGAGAATGGATTTACTCAAGAACCTTCTCAGTCGAGAGAAGCTGACATGGAACCTGAGAATGGAGTTACTCAAGAACCTTCTCAGCCGAGAGAAGCTGACATTGAAACTGAGAATGGCATTTCAGGAGCAGAAGCATCGCCATCTGAtggaaaacaaaagaagaaaagaggacCCACAAAGATGCGTAAAGTGGCCAAGGATCATCAAGAGAAGGTTTCTGTGTCATTCACTGAGCTTGGCGAACATGTAGGTCCTGGATCAGTGACACTTTCATCGTTCCTTGGACCCCTTGTACGCGAACATGTGACTGTACTTCTtgatgattggaggaatcttgATAAGCAGACAAAGGACACATTATGGGAGGAAATTCAG GCGAGGTTTGATTTGAAAGAAGAGTGGCAAAAAGATTCAGTCTTCAAACAGATGGGCTGTTTGTGGAGATCTGGAAAGTCAAGGCTTGTATCACAACTGCGAAATGCAAAAAGCTCCACAGAGAGAGCAGCACTGAAACCAAGCAACATTCGATCTGTTCAGGTTTGGAGCGCTTGGGTTAAGAGTAGGACTTCGTCTGTGTTCAAG GCAAAGAGTGAAAAGTACAGAGCACTAAGGAGAGCTCAGATTCCTCACACCACTAGTCGTAGAGGAATGAATCGTCTAGCTTGTGAAATG aaaaaaaagagtgaagaccCTAAGAAGATTAGCCGGAGCAAGGTCTGGATAGCAGGACACACTCACTCTGATGGTAGACCTGTTAGACCTGAGTTTGCTGAAACCATT gaaaaaataatttcactTGATAGTCAAATGGACTCCACATCCAGTGTTAATATAAAAGAAGATGCTGTTAGTCAAGTGTTGGGAGTAGACAAACCTGGACGAGTCAGAGGGTTGGGAAGAGGGATTACTGCTACGAAACTAGCATTCTTGTCAGCTAGAGACTCCAAACTTGCCGACTTGGAaagcgagattaaagacttgaAGATTCTGGTCCGTGACTTAGCTGGAAATAAG aAAAACAATGATGATTGTGTTTCTCCATCTGAGGCTAGTTATGTATACAAAGAAGGAACTAGAGTTCAACTACTTGATTGGTGTGAGTCAAAAGATGTTGTTGTCGCTGAAGGAGAATTCTGCTCTGCTGAAGGTACATACAAGATTGGTCGTATTCCGATTGGTCCTAACGCCGCGGCGGTTGTTGTAAAGTCGGTATCAAACCCGAAGGCATCTGTTTGGAGGCCAACTACGGATGTGCGTAATCTTCAGGAAGCAGCGGGATGCAAAATTCCATGGCCAATTGATAAACTGATACTAGATAGTGCATCGAACAACCATCCAGTTTCCTCGGATGTGTTAAGATCAAAG AATACTACCGTAGATGATCTTGAAAGGTGCAAGATCTACGATTGGGTTAAGGGCGTCGAGGTAATCGCTGAAGGTTTTATGGGTTCGACTGACCCATATGAGATGGTGAACAATGTTCCTTTGGGTCCGAATGCTGTAGTTATGAGAGTTGCTAAGGTGATTAATGGGAAAGCTTTTCTATGGAGGCCAACAAGTGACATGACAACAATGAGTGATGCTGTTAATGAAAAGATCGCATGGCCGCTCCATAATGTATCAGTAATTAAAGTTCCTGAAGATGAAGGGGAAGCTAGTGTCAGAAGGCCTTCATTG AGTCCAAGTGGCAGCACTAGTTCCACCCGTTCAGGTGGTAAAAAGAAGTGCATCTTGTTGGACCACAACAACTCAGGACGGAAAGTCGCAGAAGGCAGAGTAAGTAGTACTGATCCATTGTGTTTAGTCCATCACGTCCCGTTAGGTCCCAATGCAAGTCGGGTCTGGGTTGAAGTGGCCTTGATTGAAGATGCATCTCTATGGAGACCAAACTCTTTTCTGGAAGACATATCAGATGCTGTGGGCAGCACAGTGGCTTGGCCAAATGATAAGATTCTGTATGTTTAA
- the LOC106395360 gene encoding uncharacterized protein LOC106395360 isoform X2: protein MEKAWVWLPRASLEYFEGATGFVTASARRLGDPTEILCPCTHCRNLSHQVLDKVTEHLVIRGMDKKYMRSSCWSLHGERRSDMNDSVPQSETEAYGLLRTAYFDSGEPDEPPSDDTGGEPVHGEPDEDSEFRKKLRDAETPLYLTCSKHTKVSAIMALYRIKVKSGMSEAYFDQLLSALHDMLPEGNVLPKSTDSIKKFLKIFGFGYEMIHACKNDCILYRKQYEELETCPRCSASRWEIDKHSNEEKKGIPAKVLRYFPIKDRFKRMFRSARMAEDLRWHANNATEDGIMRHPVDSLSWAQVNNKWPEFASEARNLRLGLSTDGMNPFSIQNTKYSTWPVLLVNYNLPPTLCMKAENVMLTMLIPGPTAPSNNIDVYLEPLVEDLQELWSEGIQVYDSFLKEKFTLKAMLLWTISDYPALGSLAGCKVKGKQACNVCGKDTPNRWLKFSRKYVYLGNRKRLSPGHHYRRRKGWFDNTVEKGTANRIQTGAEIFATLKNFRNDFGRSLAKKKKRKRNVVSEDEVAEDEENDETSDQWRWKKRSIFFDLPYWKDLPVRHNIDVMHVEKNLSDALLSTLMQSAKSKDGLKARQDLEDIGIRKNLHTQVRGKRFYLPPATYWLSKEEKKIFCQRLSAFRGPDGYCGLLPRGPRVAVTRVCNYFNRLCQRAIDAEKLITLENEFVETMCQLERFFPPSLFDIMFHLPLHLAREARLGGPVHFRWMYPFERYMKTLKAYVKNFARPEACMAEGYLAGECIAFCLEFLKNSVPVEEVLNRNEDIQSDGMVLEGRPLQKGTELILSEKDRDIAHRYVLMNMAIMDPYVEKHLQELQDNDVRLATNETLLWKHHTQQFAEWVKNKIPSNSKEHSTKLRWLAFGPRFTAHTNKGFVINGNRFHIQSVKRKTQNSGVTYEAFSMCRSSARDTRHTADMVTYYGVITEIILLDYHMFSVPLFKCNWANRGYGVKEEDGFTLVNLHVNQTPYLQDPYILPSQAKQVFYSREDEESPWYVVMRAPPRGYHELETEEDVVGAPLLAQEFDDTEQLSDDESFCVRDDCDGIIVAD from the exons ATGGAAAAAGCATGGGTTTGGCTTCCAAG ggctAGCCTCGAATATTTCGAAGGAGCAACAGGCTTTGTTACTGCATCAGCGAGGAGGTTAGGAGATCCGACAGAAATATTATGTCCCTGTACTCACTGCAGAAACCTTTCCCATCAAGTTTTAGACAAAGTAACGGAGCATCTTGTGATTAGGGGTATGGATAAGAAGTATATGAGGAGTTCTTGTTGGAGTCTTCATGGTGAGAGAAGGTCTGATATGAATGATAGTGTCCCTCAATCAGAAACAGAGGCTTATGGTTTGCTAAGGACGGCTTATTTTGATAGTGGTGAACCTGATGAACCGCCTTCTGATGACACTGGAGGAGAGCCTGTACATGGTGAACCTGATGAAGACTCGGAGTTTAGGAAGAAGTTGAGAGATGCTGAAACTCCATTGTACTTGACATGTAGCAAGCACACCAAAGTTTCTGCGATCATGGCCCTTTACCGCATCAAAGTAAAGAGTGGAATGTCAGAGGCTTACTTTGATCAGCTACTGTCGGCATTACATGACATGCTACCAGAAGGTAATGTACTACCAAAGTCGACTGATTCGATTAAGAAGTTCTTGAAGATTTTTGGGTTTGGCTACGAAATGATTCATGCGTGCAAGAACGATTGTATTCTCTATAGGAAGCAATATGAGGAGTTGGAAACCTGCCCAAGATGTAGTGCTTCTAGATGGGAAATTGATAAGCACAGtaatgaagaaaagaaaggaattCCTGCAAAGGTCCTACGGTATTTTCCGATCAAAGACAGATTCAAGAGGATGTTTAGATCAGCAAGGATGGCTGAGGATTTGCGATGGCATGCCAACAATGCCACTGAAGATGGTATAATGCGACATCCTGTTGACTCGTTATCTTGGGCTCAAGTGAATAATAAGTGGCCAGAGTTTGCTAGTGAAGCAAGAAACCTTCGACTCGGCCTGTCAACAGATGGTATGAACCCTTTCTCTATCCAGAACACAAAGTATAGTACTTGGCCAGTGTTGTTAGTCAATTACAACTTGCCACCAACTCTGTGTATGAAGGCTGAGAACGTCATGTTGACTATGTTGATCCCTGGACCGACGGCTCCGAGCAACAACATTGATGTTTATCTAGAGCCACTGGTTGAAGACTTACAAGAATTGTGGAGTGAGGGGATTCAGGTATACGACTCATTCCTGAAAGAGAAGTTCACACTAAAAGCTATGTTGTTGTGGACTATAAGCGACTACCCGGCTCTAGGTAGTTTGGCAGGTTGTAAAGTTAAAGGGAAACAAGCATGCAATGTTTGTGGAAAGGATACACCAAATAGGTGGCTCAAGTTTAGTCGCAAGTATGTGTATTTGGGGAATAGGAAGCGACTAAGCCCTGGACATCACTACAGACGCAGGAAAGGATGGTTTGATAATACAGTGGAGAAGGGGACTGCAAACAGGATTCAAACCGGTGCAGAAATATTTGCAACACTAAAGAACTTCAGGAATGACTTTGGAAGATctttagcaaagaaaaaaaaaaggaagagaaatgTTGTCTCAGAAGATGAGGTGGCTGAAGACGAAGAAAATGATGAAACGAGTGATCAATGGAGGTGGAAGAAACGATCAATATTCTTCGATTTACCGTACTGGAAG GATTTGCCGGTGCGTCACAACATCGACGTCATGCACGTGGAAAAGAACTTGTCTGATGCATTATTATCAACGCTGATGCAGAGTGCTAAGTCAAAAGATGGCCTCAAAGCGAGACAGGACTTAGAAGATATTGGAATCCGGAAAAACTTGCACACACAGGTACGGGGAAAGAGATTCTACTTGCCTCCAGCAACTTATTGGCTCAGTAAGGAAGAGAAAAAGATATTTTGTCAAAGGTTGTCTGCGTTTAGAGGCCCTGACGGCTACTGCG GGTTGCTTCCAAGAGGACCAAGAGTGGCAGTAACTCGAGTATGTAACTACTTCAACAGATTGTGTCAGCGTGCTATTGACGCGGAGAAGCTGATAACTTTGGAAAATGAGTTTGTGGAGACAATGTGCCAACTCGAGCGGTTCTTTCCTCCATCGCTCTTCGATATCATGTTCCACCTTCCTTTACACCTAGCAAGAGAGGCACGTTTGGGAGGTCCTGTGCACTTTCGTTGGATGTATCCGTTTGAgag ATACATGAAAACACTCAAGGCATATGTAAAGAATTTTGCTAGGCCAGAAGCATGTATGGCTGAGGGGTACTTAGCTGGAGAATGCATAGCCTTTTGTTTAGAGTTCCTAAAGAATTCTGTACCCGTTGAAGAAGTACTTAACCGTAATGAAGATATTCAGTCTGATGGAATGGTTCTTGAAGGTCGACCACTGCAAAAGGGAACAGAGCTTATTCTTTCAGAGAAAGATAGAGACATAGCACATCGATATGTTTTGATGAATATGGCTATTATGGATCCCTATGTTGA GAAGCACTTACAAGAACTGCAAGATAATGATGTTCGATTAGCAACAAATGAAACTTTGTTATGGAAGCATCACACCCAACAATTTGCTGAATGGGTGAAGAATAAG ATACCTTCTAACTCAAAGGAGCATTCTACGAAGCTGAGGTGGTTGGCCTTTGGACCAAGGTTTACTGCTCATACCAATAAAGGTTTTGTCATTAACGGGAACCGATTTCACATACAATCCGTTAAGCGAAAGACTCAGAATAGTGGAGTCACTTACGAAGCTTTCAGCATGTGTAGATCTTCTGCAAGAGATACAAGACATACAGCCGATATGGTCACATATTATGGAGTGATAACAGAGATCATTCTTCTCGATTACCACATGTTCAGCGTTCCTTTATTCAAGTGTAATTGGGCGAACAGAGGCTACGGTGTTAAGGAAGAAGATGGTTTCACCCTTGTCAATCTTCATGTCAACCAAACGCCATATTTACAAGATCCATACATTCTACCATCACAAGCAAAACAGGTATTTTACTctagagaagatgaagaatcgCCTTGGTATGTTGTTATGAGAGCACCACCGAGAGGATATCATGAACTCGAGACAGAGGAAGACGTTGTCGGAGCACCATTACTCGCACAGGAATTTGATGATACAGAGCAATTGTCTGATGATGAAAGTTTTTGTGTTAGAGATGATTGTGATGGAATTATAGTTgctgattga
- the LOC106395360 gene encoding uncharacterized protein LOC106395360 isoform X1 yields the protein MEKAWVWLPRASLEYFEGATGFVTASARRLGDPTEILCPCTHCRNLSHQVLDKVTEHLVIRGMDKKYMRSSCWSLHGERRSDMNDSVPQSETEAYGLLRTAYFDSGEPDEPPSDDTGGEPVHGEPDEDSEFRKKLRDAETPLYLTCSKHTKVSAIMALYRIKVKSGMSEAYFDQLLSALHDMLPEGNVLPKSTDSIKKFLKIFGFGYEMIHACKNDCILYRKQYEELETCPRCSASRWEIDKHSNEEKKGIPAKVLRYFPIKDRFKRMFRSARMAEDLRWHANNATEDGIMRHPVDSLSWAQVNNKWPEFASEARNLRLGLSTDGMNPFSIQNTKYSTWPVLLVNYNLPPTLCMKAENVMLTMLIPGPTAPSNNIDVYLEPLVEDLQELWSEGIQVYDSFLKEKFTLKAMLLWTISDYPALGSLAGCKVKGKQACNVCGKDTPNRWLKFSRKYVYLGNRKRLSPGHHYRRRKGWFDNTVEKGTANRIQTGAEIFATLKNFRNDFGRSLAKKKKRKRNVVSEDEVAEDEENDETSDQWRWKKRSIFFDLPYWKDLPVRHNIDVMHVEKNLSDALLSTLMQSAKSKDGLKARQDLEDIGIRKNLHTQVRGKRFYLPPATYWLSKEEKKIFCQRLSAFRGPDGYCGNIANVVSINPPMIGSLKSHDHHVLIQNLLPAALRGLLPRGPRVAVTRVCNYFNRLCQRAIDAEKLITLENEFVETMCQLERFFPPSLFDIMFHLPLHLAREARLGGPVHFRWMYPFERYMKTLKAYVKNFARPEACMAEGYLAGECIAFCLEFLKNSVPVEEVLNRNEDIQSDGMVLEGRPLQKGTELILSEKDRDIAHRYVLMNMAIMDPYVEKHLQELQDNDVRLATNETLLWKHHTQQFAEWVKNKIPSNSKEHSTKLRWLAFGPRFTAHTNKGFVINGNRFHIQSVKRKTQNSGVTYEAFSMCRSSARDTRHTADMVTYYGVITEIILLDYHMFSVPLFKCNWANRGYGVKEEDGFTLVNLHVNQTPYLQDPYILPSQAKQVFYSREDEESPWYVVMRAPPRGYHELETEEDVVGAPLLAQEFDDTEQLSDDESFCVRDDCDGIIVAD from the exons ATGGAAAAAGCATGGGTTTGGCTTCCAAG ggctAGCCTCGAATATTTCGAAGGAGCAACAGGCTTTGTTACTGCATCAGCGAGGAGGTTAGGAGATCCGACAGAAATATTATGTCCCTGTACTCACTGCAGAAACCTTTCCCATCAAGTTTTAGACAAAGTAACGGAGCATCTTGTGATTAGGGGTATGGATAAGAAGTATATGAGGAGTTCTTGTTGGAGTCTTCATGGTGAGAGAAGGTCTGATATGAATGATAGTGTCCCTCAATCAGAAACAGAGGCTTATGGTTTGCTAAGGACGGCTTATTTTGATAGTGGTGAACCTGATGAACCGCCTTCTGATGACACTGGAGGAGAGCCTGTACATGGTGAACCTGATGAAGACTCGGAGTTTAGGAAGAAGTTGAGAGATGCTGAAACTCCATTGTACTTGACATGTAGCAAGCACACCAAAGTTTCTGCGATCATGGCCCTTTACCGCATCAAAGTAAAGAGTGGAATGTCAGAGGCTTACTTTGATCAGCTACTGTCGGCATTACATGACATGCTACCAGAAGGTAATGTACTACCAAAGTCGACTGATTCGATTAAGAAGTTCTTGAAGATTTTTGGGTTTGGCTACGAAATGATTCATGCGTGCAAGAACGATTGTATTCTCTATAGGAAGCAATATGAGGAGTTGGAAACCTGCCCAAGATGTAGTGCTTCTAGATGGGAAATTGATAAGCACAGtaatgaagaaaagaaaggaattCCTGCAAAGGTCCTACGGTATTTTCCGATCAAAGACAGATTCAAGAGGATGTTTAGATCAGCAAGGATGGCTGAGGATTTGCGATGGCATGCCAACAATGCCACTGAAGATGGTATAATGCGACATCCTGTTGACTCGTTATCTTGGGCTCAAGTGAATAATAAGTGGCCAGAGTTTGCTAGTGAAGCAAGAAACCTTCGACTCGGCCTGTCAACAGATGGTATGAACCCTTTCTCTATCCAGAACACAAAGTATAGTACTTGGCCAGTGTTGTTAGTCAATTACAACTTGCCACCAACTCTGTGTATGAAGGCTGAGAACGTCATGTTGACTATGTTGATCCCTGGACCGACGGCTCCGAGCAACAACATTGATGTTTATCTAGAGCCACTGGTTGAAGACTTACAAGAATTGTGGAGTGAGGGGATTCAGGTATACGACTCATTCCTGAAAGAGAAGTTCACACTAAAAGCTATGTTGTTGTGGACTATAAGCGACTACCCGGCTCTAGGTAGTTTGGCAGGTTGTAAAGTTAAAGGGAAACAAGCATGCAATGTTTGTGGAAAGGATACACCAAATAGGTGGCTCAAGTTTAGTCGCAAGTATGTGTATTTGGGGAATAGGAAGCGACTAAGCCCTGGACATCACTACAGACGCAGGAAAGGATGGTTTGATAATACAGTGGAGAAGGGGACTGCAAACAGGATTCAAACCGGTGCAGAAATATTTGCAACACTAAAGAACTTCAGGAATGACTTTGGAAGATctttagcaaagaaaaaaaaaaggaagagaaatgTTGTCTCAGAAGATGAGGTGGCTGAAGACGAAGAAAATGATGAAACGAGTGATCAATGGAGGTGGAAGAAACGATCAATATTCTTCGATTTACCGTACTGGAAG GATTTGCCGGTGCGTCACAACATCGACGTCATGCACGTGGAAAAGAACTTGTCTGATGCATTATTATCAACGCTGATGCAGAGTGCTAAGTCAAAAGATGGCCTCAAAGCGAGACAGGACTTAGAAGATATTGGAATCCGGAAAAACTTGCACACACAGGTACGGGGAAAGAGATTCTACTTGCCTCCAGCAACTTATTGGCTCAGTAAGGAAGAGAAAAAGATATTTTGTCAAAGGTTGTCTGCGTTTAGAGGCCCTGACGGCTACTGCGGTAATATTGCAAATGTTGTTTCAATTAACCCTCCTATGATTGGAAGTCTTAAATCCCATGATCATCATGTACTAATCCAAAATCTGTTACCTGCTGCGTTACGAGGGTTGCTTCCAAGAGGACCAAGAGTGGCAGTAACTCGAGTATGTAACTACTTCAACAGATTGTGTCAGCGTGCTATTGACGCGGAGAAGCTGATAACTTTGGAAAATGAGTTTGTGGAGACAATGTGCCAACTCGAGCGGTTCTTTCCTCCATCGCTCTTCGATATCATGTTCCACCTTCCTTTACACCTAGCAAGAGAGGCACGTTTGGGAGGTCCTGTGCACTTTCGTTGGATGTATCCGTTTGAgag ATACATGAAAACACTCAAGGCATATGTAAAGAATTTTGCTAGGCCAGAAGCATGTATGGCTGAGGGGTACTTAGCTGGAGAATGCATAGCCTTTTGTTTAGAGTTCCTAAAGAATTCTGTACCCGTTGAAGAAGTACTTAACCGTAATGAAGATATTCAGTCTGATGGAATGGTTCTTGAAGGTCGACCACTGCAAAAGGGAACAGAGCTTATTCTTTCAGAGAAAGATAGAGACATAGCACATCGATATGTTTTGATGAATATGGCTATTATGGATCCCTATGTTGA GAAGCACTTACAAGAACTGCAAGATAATGATGTTCGATTAGCAACAAATGAAACTTTGTTATGGAAGCATCACACCCAACAATTTGCTGAATGGGTGAAGAATAAG ATACCTTCTAACTCAAAGGAGCATTCTACGAAGCTGAGGTGGTTGGCCTTTGGACCAAGGTTTACTGCTCATACCAATAAAGGTTTTGTCATTAACGGGAACCGATTTCACATACAATCCGTTAAGCGAAAGACTCAGAATAGTGGAGTCACTTACGAAGCTTTCAGCATGTGTAGATCTTCTGCAAGAGATACAAGACATACAGCCGATATGGTCACATATTATGGAGTGATAACAGAGATCATTCTTCTCGATTACCACATGTTCAGCGTTCCTTTATTCAAGTGTAATTGGGCGAACAGAGGCTACGGTGTTAAGGAAGAAGATGGTTTCACCCTTGTCAATCTTCATGTCAACCAAACGCCATATTTACAAGATCCATACATTCTACCATCACAAGCAAAACAGGTATTTTACTctagagaagatgaagaatcgCCTTGGTATGTTGTTATGAGAGCACCACCGAGAGGATATCATGAACTCGAGACAGAGGAAGACGTTGTCGGAGCACCATTACTCGCACAGGAATTTGATGATACAGAGCAATTGTCTGATGATGAAAGTTTTTGTGTTAGAGATGATTGTGATGGAATTATAGTTgctgattga
- the LOC106426015 gene encoding uncharacterized protein LOC106426015, with translation MTEALGNQGRRTQPPEVSKLLSTMKNIGSYKFKGGSDPIEAGKWITMMEKNFEAMECPEEYQKKIDVYYLEGGATGWWDSIERQRGHTITSWESFKGEFGRKYFSPEAKHRLERQFMNLVQGDRPVRSYESEFTRLRRHVFDGREDEATMIRNFMYGLKPELRLAGSNFSSLSELVEKAVNVETVLEAERKTIPHSGGHTKFSQGERLNINKGQRSNKGKWRGFGGQANNRGNTGVCYTCDQLGHISRFCPKNQRNNQRSNQQGYSSIRMEDITCFSCGMKGHYASSCPNKPIPATPLAIRAPPSRPAIEPAPKKQNLGGRIYALGVENPDNAGPSSGPITRTIHVAGKPTHVLFDSGATHRIVTPEVAARFWDCFVVERINVAVLTPADRTLQADC, from the exons ATGACCGAGGCACTTGGTAACCAAGGCAGGCGTACTCAACCCCCTGAAGTGTCCAAGCTATTATCTACCATGAAGAATATTGGATCCTACAAGTTTAAAGGAGGATCTGATCCTATTGAAGCCGGCAAGTGGATTACTATGATGGAAAAGAATTTTGAAGCCATGGAGTGTCCGGAGGAGTATCAGAAGAAGATCGATGTGTACTATCTGGAAGGAGGCGCAACGGGCTGGTGGGACAGCATTGAGAGGCAGCGTGGACATACCATCACATCATGGGAATCGTTCAAGGGAGAGTTTGGGAGGAAGTACTTTTCTCCAGAAGCGAAGCATCGATTGGAGCGTCAGTTTATGAACCTTGTTCAAGGAGATAGGCCGGTAAGGAGTTATGAGTCGGAGTTCACAAGGTTGAGACGACATGTCTTTGATGGGCGCGAAGATGAAGCAACTATGATCCGTAACTTTATGTACGGATTGAAGCCGGAGCTCCGTTTAGCTGGAAGCAACTTTAGCAGCTTATCTGAGCTAGTGGAAAAGGCTGTTAATGTTGAGACTGTATTGGAGGCTGAAAGGAAGACAATACCACATTCTGGTGGACACACCAAGTTTAGCCAAGGAGAAAGGCTGAATATCAACAAGGGTCAAAGATCTAACAAAGGGAAATGGCGAGGATTTGGAGGCCAAGCCAACAATCGTGGTAACACTGGGGTATGTTACACATGTGATCAGCTGGGACATATttcgaggttttgtcccaaaaacCAGCGGAATAACCAAAGGAGTAACCAGCAGGGTTATTCATCGATAAGGATGGAAGATATAACTTGTTTCTCTTGCGGTATGAAGGGCCATTATGCATCGTCATGTCCAAACAAGCCAATCCCTGCGACCCCTCTCGCGATCCGAGCTCCTCCTAGCCGTCCAGCAATTGAGCCAGCaccaaagaagcaaaacctAGGAGGTAGGATTTATGCCTTAGGTGTAGAAAACCCAGACAATGCAGGACCGTCAAGCGGTCCCATTACAA GAACCATACATGTTGCTGGTAAacccacacatgtattgttcgactcGGGGGCAACACATAGGATTGTGACCCCTGAAGTAGCTGCCCGGTTTTGGGATTGTTTTGTGGTTGAAAGGATAAACGTGGCCGTCTTGACCCCCGCAGACCGAACTCTTCAAGCAGATTGTtag